The genomic segment CAAAGATGAAGCCGCCCGCCTGATGGCCGTGCGCGAAATATTGCCGCTGGCTGATGCTCCCGCAGAGGAGCTGGCCGCGCTATCGGGGCTTGCCAGAGACATGTTCGGCACCTCGCGGGCCGCAGTGCATATTATTGACGACCACTGGATGCACATCGTGCACCAGTCCGGTGAGCAGATCAGCGAATGCAGCAGCGATATTTCCGCCTGCAACGTGGTCGTCATGACGAATGAGACGGTCGTCATTCCCGATCTTTCCGGCGACCCGAAATGGAAGTCCATGCCCTATGTGGTCGCCAGCCCGAATATCCGGTTCTATGCCGGTACGCCTATCGAGCTTGAGCCTGGACTGGCCGTCGGAGCTTTTTGCTTGACGGATACCAAACCGCGCCAGTTCGGCCCGGAGGAGCAGACGAATCTTCAACGATTTGCGACGCTTGCTGGGGCACTGCTGAGATTGCAGCGGGCCAATTTTACCATGAGCCTTGCCCAGAGAGAGTTGCGCGACGCCGCAATGACCGATCCGCTGACCGGCTTCTATAACCGCAAGGCGTTGGAGTTGTTGATCGACGCGCAATTGGGTGCGGAACTGCGCGATCACGGCACATTCGGCGCGCTTTATCTGGATATGGATGGCTTTAAGGCCATCAATGACACGCTGGGCCATGCCGCCGGTGACCGCGTGTTGCAGGAATCGGCAGACCGTATTCGCGCATGTATTCGCACGCAGGATACGGTGGTGCGCATGGGAGGCGATGAATTCGCCATCTTCGTGCCGCGCCCGCAGGCGCCTGAAACGCTGGAAAGAATCGCCGAGCGTCTTTTGAACGCCTTCCGTGAACCCTTCGATATCGATGGCCATGGTGTCGTGGCCAATCTGAGCATCGGCGGTGCCATCGCGCCACAAGCCGGAGCGGACCGTGCGGCGCTGTTGCAACGCGTCGATGAGGCGCTGTATCAGGCCAAAAAAGAAGGGCGCAACCGCTTCATCAGCCGCGCCCTCTGATATCTGACGTCGCGACGTCGATCAGTCGAAAAACGAATCGACGAACTTGTGACGACCGAGAAGGAAGGCGTCGGCCACGTGGGTCAACGGAGCCAGATCGACGTCGGATGTTCCAGCCTTGATGATTTCGGCGAAGCGTTCGTAAAGGGCAGGATATTCGCGCTCCGGCTCGGCCATTTTCAGGTCGCCATCGATCGAAAGCTTGGCGCCGCCTTCCGACAGAACCATCTGTCCGGCATCGGTTTCAGCAATGATGTCCCAGCTCTGCTTGCCGGTCTGGCGCCAATCGAATTCGGCATGGACCTGTAACTGCGTGACATCCGAAAAGCGGATGTCGGCGGCAATCGGTGCATCGCGGTTCTCAGGGAATTCCAGCGTTGCCTTGGTGATGAACAGCGCGCGCGGCAGAATGTGGGTGATGATCGACAGGGCATTGATGCCGGGATCGAACACGCCGAGACCACCCGCCTGCCAGATCCAGTCCTGATTGGGATGCCAGTGGCGCACGTCTTCTTTCCAGATGACATGAACGCTGTTGATTTTTGTCGAGGCGAGGAAAGACTTGGCGGCTTCTACGGCAGGTGCATAGCGGGAATGCCAGCTGGCAAACAGCGAAACGCCCTTGGATGCTGCCAGACGCGACAGGTCCTGCACTTCGGAAAGCGTGGCACCGGGCGGCTTTTCGAGGAAAACATGCTTGCCCGCGGTCAGCGCGGCATAGGCTGCGGTATAGCGATACTGCGGCGGCATGCACAACGAGACGGCCTGAACGTCCGGCACTGCCTCGAGCAGAGCTTCGATGGTGCCGTAGGACGGCACGCCATCCACAGTGCCGTGACGGCTGGCCGTGGCAACCAGGTCGAAATCCGGATTGGCGGCAATGGCTGGAAGGTGTTGATCGCGAACGATTTTACCGACGCCGACGATGGCGAGCTTGGTAGCTGACATGTAAGAAAACCCGTCTGAATGTTGCACTCGAATAATACTACTTAATCGAGTTCTAGCAGAAACATCGGAGTGGGCAAGGGTGGCGGCTACAGTACGATGCTATGGATTCTAAATGCTGGGGGGTGATATTATCCTCCCTCATTCCTGTGCTTGTCACAGGAATCCAGCCAGCCCAAGTCGTTGGGCTGAAAAGACTTCTCTCCGCGGCGCAGACGCGCGACGACTGGATTCCTGTGACAAGCACAGGAATGAGGAAAGTAGTGATCCTTGGCTTATGTCCTCTACCGTGGCGAACGCAAAGGCTTCCGGCTTTCGTCAGTCCAATGAGGCAACAAGCAGCGGCTTATGGGCCGGTTTCTTGTAAATCAGATGCACCACTTTGTAGCCCTCGGCTTTCAACTGTGTCAGCAGAGCGGGCAGCATGGTGGCGGTGCGTTTGTGGATGTCGTGCATGAGAATGATGCCGCTGCCGCGATGGCGAAGTGCTGCCATGGTTCGCGAGGCGACGACTGCCGGAGAATCGGTGAAGTAATCCTTCGAATCGATCTGCACATCCATGATGACCATGCCGCGGTCCGATACCATATGGCGCAAACGCCCATTATCCGCCAGATACGGGAAGCGGAAGAACGAGGCGTCGG from the Agrobacterium vaccinii genome contains:
- a CDS encoding Gfo/Idh/MocA family protein, which produces MSATKLAIVGVGKIVRDQHLPAIAANPDFDLVATASRHGTVDGVPSYGTIEALLEAVPDVQAVSLCMPPQYRYTAAYAALTAGKHVFLEKPPGATLSEVQDLSRLAASKGVSLFASWHSRYAPAVEAAKSFLASTKINSVHVIWKEDVRHWHPNQDWIWQAGGLGVFDPGINALSIITHILPRALFITKATLEFPENRDAPIAADIRFSDVTQLQVHAEFDWRQTGKQSWDIIAETDAGQMVLSEGGAKLSIDGDLKMAEPEREYPALYERFAEIIKAGTSDVDLAPLTHVADAFLLGRHKFVDSFFD
- a CDS encoding sensor domain-containing diguanylate cyclase, with translation MGQETPFSKDEAARLMAVREILPLADAPAEELAALSGLARDMFGTSRAAVHIIDDHWMHIVHQSGEQISECSSDISACNVVVMTNETVVIPDLSGDPKWKSMPYVVASPNIRFYAGTPIELEPGLAVGAFCLTDTKPRQFGPEEQTNLQRFATLAGALLRLQRANFTMSLAQRELRDAAMTDPLTGFYNRKALELLIDAQLGAELRDHGTFGALYLDMDGFKAINDTLGHAAGDRVLQESADRIRACIRTQDTVVRMGGDEFAIFVPRPQAPETLERIAERLLNAFREPFDIDGHGVVANLSIGGAIAPQAGADRAALLQRVDEALYQAKKEGRNRFISRAL